The following proteins are encoded in a genomic region of Polynucleobacter paludilacus:
- the murD gene encoding UDP-N-acetylmuramoyl-L-alanine--D-glutamate ligase: MLNIQNPFANPKVTEDSVTKTPSHFLILGLGESGVAMAKWCLRNGAKVCLADTRNPEKFSEQQKAWLAELEQAGLQDVQYGPLANDLLKEVDVIGISPGLSPIQEPIQSFLATAQQSNVEVWSEIEFFARAIAAMALIQEDGLPAYIPKVLAITGTNGKTTTTALTGQLCERAGKKVAVAGNISPAALDKLQLCLNEADQFSDMPDVWVLELSSFQLLFTSSLNATAATVLNITQDHLDWHGDMQSYAHAKARIFGSDSICILNRDDSLVLDLLSEEEKLNRSVITFGSGRPDEQGAFGIERDLRAGGIDWLVWAEVDENQEPKPKRRRKSVTPDDEEELRLKRLIPADALKIRGRHNALNALAALALARSAGLPMSLLLHGLRDYEGEPHRVQSIGIVADVEYVDDSKGTNVGATVAALNGLANNESRKRIWLIAGGDGKGQDFSPLREPALRFIKGAFLIGKDANLIADALGNEVSCTISETLANAVHQAAHQAQSGDIVLLSPACASFDQFKDYIARADAFVSEVAELGMQIDGVHV, encoded by the coding sequence ATGTTGAATATTCAAAACCCTTTTGCCAACCCTAAAGTGACTGAAGATTCGGTCACAAAGACCCCAAGTCATTTTTTAATTTTAGGCTTAGGTGAGTCTGGCGTAGCAATGGCGAAATGGTGCTTGCGTAATGGCGCAAAGGTTTGTTTAGCAGACACACGTAATCCTGAGAAATTTTCAGAGCAGCAAAAAGCGTGGTTAGCCGAGCTTGAGCAGGCAGGTTTGCAGGATGTCCAATACGGTCCTTTGGCTAATGACTTGCTAAAAGAAGTTGATGTTATTGGCATCAGCCCTGGTTTATCACCAATTCAAGAGCCTATTCAATCTTTCTTAGCAACAGCGCAGCAAAGTAATGTTGAAGTGTGGAGTGAGATAGAGTTTTTTGCCCGCGCGATTGCAGCGATGGCTCTAATCCAAGAAGATGGTCTGCCTGCCTATATTCCAAAGGTACTGGCTATTACAGGGACGAATGGCAAAACCACAACTACTGCATTAACAGGTCAACTCTGTGAGCGGGCCGGTAAGAAGGTAGCGGTCGCTGGCAACATCAGCCCTGCTGCTCTTGATAAGCTTCAGCTATGTCTAAACGAGGCAGATCAGTTCAGCGATATGCCTGATGTATGGGTATTGGAATTGTCGAGCTTTCAGTTGTTATTCACATCTAGTTTGAATGCGACTGCGGCGACTGTTCTCAATATCACTCAGGATCATTTGGATTGGCATGGTGATATGCAGTCATATGCTCATGCAAAAGCACGAATTTTTGGGTCTGACTCTATTTGTATCTTGAATCGTGATGATTCTCTTGTGCTCGATTTGCTCTCTGAAGAAGAGAAGCTCAATAGATCGGTTATAACCTTTGGTTCTGGACGTCCAGATGAGCAGGGTGCATTTGGTATTGAGCGAGATTTGCGTGCTGGCGGGATTGATTGGTTAGTGTGGGCTGAGGTCGATGAGAATCAAGAGCCAAAACCCAAGCGCCGTCGTAAATCGGTCACTCCAGATGATGAAGAAGAATTGCGACTCAAGCGTTTAATACCAGCCGATGCGCTGAAAATTCGGGGACGTCATAATGCTCTCAATGCTTTAGCTGCACTGGCTCTAGCCCGTTCCGCAGGTTTACCAATGAGTCTGCTGTTGCATGGTTTACGAGATTACGAGGGCGAGCCTCATCGTGTACAAAGTATTGGCATCGTTGCTGATGTTGAGTATGTTGATGACAGCAAAGGCACCAATGTTGGTGCCACAGTGGCAGCATTAAATGGCCTAGCGAATAACGAGTCTAGAAAAAGAATCTGGTTGATTGCCGGTGGGGATGGTAAAGGCCAAGATTTTTCGCCACTTCGCGAACCTGCACTGCGTTTTATCAAAGGCGCTTTTTTAATTGGCAAAGATGCAAACCTCATTGCAGATGCGCTCGGTAATGAGGTTTCTTGCACTATCAGTGAGACACTAGCTAATGCAGTTCATCAAGCGGCTCATCAAGCCCAATCTGGCGATATTGTTTTGTTATCTCCCGCCTGTGCCAGCTTTGATCAGTTCAAAGATTACATCGCGCGTGCAGATGCTTTTGTATCCGAAGTGGCTGAATTAGGTATGCAGATCGATGGAGTTCATGTATGA
- a CDS encoding cell division protein FtsQ/DivIB, with amino-acid sequence MSRFLQQFGNFFAFAMSPIWNHPERMQKLSRLLTRCFVVMLVIGILVWLSQRPVFVLKQVQIEPVAGQTLQHINKAIVKQEVLETVQGNFFSVKLEDVKKGFESMPWVRHANVRRIWPNGLVVSIEEQKAFGTWGGADSHQLINTHGEIFSGRTSELPEDTQLIDFRGPSDAGQEVMRLYEKANAWFKPWNAEISSLTLSDRYAWHVKLSNGMRVEFGRDEESSDKNLTEERVARLFKYWPQVQDKWANRVDAIDLRYANGFAVHLASVSIKTNDLNGKK; translated from the coding sequence ATGAGTCGCTTCCTACAACAGTTTGGCAATTTCTTTGCTTTTGCAATGTCTCCGATCTGGAATCACCCAGAGAGAATGCAAAAGTTAAGCCGTCTCTTGACTCGTTGTTTTGTAGTGATGCTAGTGATTGGTATTTTGGTTTGGCTAAGTCAGCGTCCAGTTTTTGTGCTTAAACAAGTTCAAATTGAGCCTGTGGCAGGTCAAACCTTGCAACACATTAATAAAGCGATTGTGAAGCAAGAAGTGCTTGAGACCGTTCAAGGAAATTTCTTCAGCGTCAAACTTGAAGATGTGAAGAAGGGCTTTGAGTCTATGCCATGGGTTCGCCACGCCAATGTACGTCGTATTTGGCCTAATGGCCTAGTAGTCAGTATTGAAGAACAGAAAGCCTTTGGTACATGGGGTGGAGCCGATAGTCATCAGCTAATCAATACTCATGGAGAAATCTTTAGCGGACGTACTTCAGAGCTTCCAGAAGATACCCAGTTGATTGATTTTCGTGGGCCGAGCGATGCTGGCCAAGAGGTGATGCGTTTATATGAGAAAGCCAACGCTTGGTTTAAGCCTTGGAATGCAGAAATTAGCTCGCTAACCTTATCGGATCGATATGCATGGCATGTCAAGCTATCCAACGGGATGAGAGTGGAATTTGGGCGCGACGAAGAAAGTTCAGACAAAAACTTAACGGAGGAACGAGTTGCGCGACTCTTTAAATATTGGCCTCAGGTCCAAGATAAGTGGGCTAATCGAGTAGATGCAATCGACCTACGTTACGCCAATGGTTTTGCAGTTCACTTAGCTTCTGTCAGTATCAAAACGAATGATCTAAATGGAAAAAAGTGA
- the mraY gene encoding phospho-N-acetylmuramoyl-pentapeptide-transferase, translated as MFLILAQWLQDDLGFLRVFNYITFRAVMATLTALLIGLISGPWVIRKLTALKMGQSVRSDGPQSHLVKTGTPTMGGVLILLGIFISCILWADLTNRFIWIVMIVTFGFGVVGWVDDYRKVARKDPKGMSSREKFFWQTLIGLFAAIYLAFSVSEINNLKVLQLFLDWLRSGFALDLPAKTNLLLPFMKEVSYPLGMMGFIILSYFVIVGSSNAVNLTDGLDGLVIMPVILVGAALGAFAYVMGNAIYAKYLLFPYIPGAGELMIFCGAMGGAGLAFLWYNTHPAQVFMGDVGALALGGALGTIAVIVRQEIVLFVMGGIFVAETFSVMLQVFWFKYTKKRYGEGRRIFRMAPLHHHFELGGWKETQVVVRFWIITILLVLVGLSSLKLR; from the coding sequence ATGTTCTTAATCTTGGCGCAATGGTTACAAGACGATCTGGGTTTCTTGCGGGTCTTTAACTACATTACTTTCCGCGCTGTGATGGCTACGTTAACAGCCCTATTAATTGGTTTGATTTCGGGCCCTTGGGTGATTCGCAAATTAACAGCGTTAAAAATGGGTCAATCTGTTCGAAGCGACGGACCACAAAGCCACTTGGTGAAGACCGGGACACCCACGATGGGTGGAGTCCTCATTTTGTTGGGAATTTTTATCTCCTGTATTTTGTGGGCAGATTTAACGAACCGCTTTATCTGGATCGTGATGATTGTGACTTTTGGATTTGGTGTAGTGGGCTGGGTTGATGATTACCGTAAGGTTGCACGTAAAGATCCCAAGGGAATGAGTTCAAGAGAAAAATTCTTTTGGCAGACCCTGATTGGATTATTTGCAGCAATCTATCTGGCATTCTCAGTTTCAGAAATCAACAATCTCAAAGTCCTGCAATTGTTTCTAGACTGGCTCCGTAGCGGGTTTGCGCTAGATCTTCCAGCGAAGACAAACTTGTTATTGCCATTCATGAAAGAGGTGAGCTATCCCTTGGGCATGATGGGCTTCATTATCTTGAGTTATTTTGTGATCGTAGGTAGCAGTAATGCCGTCAATCTCACGGATGGTCTCGATGGGTTAGTGATCATGCCGGTGATCTTAGTTGGTGCTGCCCTGGGCGCATTTGCCTATGTCATGGGTAATGCAATCTATGCAAAATATTTGCTTTTTCCATACATACCTGGCGCTGGCGAGTTAATGATCTTTTGTGGCGCAATGGGTGGCGCGGGATTGGCATTCCTTTGGTACAACACTCATCCTGCACAAGTCTTCATGGGAGATGTTGGTGCGCTTGCCCTGGGCGGTGCTCTAGGAACTATTGCTGTAATTGTCCGTCAGGAGATTGTTCTTTTCGTCATGGGCGGAATTTTTGTTGCAGAAACATTCTCAGTGATGCTCCAAGTATTTTGGTTCAAGTACACCAAAAAAAGATATGGTGAAGGTCGGCGTATTTTTCGGATGGCGCCACTACATCATCACTTTGAGTTGGGCGGCTGGAAAGAAACGCAAGTGGTAGTGCGTTTTTGGATTATCACCATCCTGTTGGTGTTAGTTGGCTTATCAAGCCTGAAATTACGGTAA
- the ftsA gene encoding cell division protein FtsA — translation MSKDNRDLLVGLDIGTSKVVALVAELAPDGQFNVVGVGQTVSKGLKKGVVVNIEATVQSIQKALEEAEVMADRQIAQVFTGIAGNHIISFNSSGMVAIRDKEVSEGDVERVLETAKAINIPTDQQILHILVQEFIIDGQEDVREPIGMSGLRLEVKVHIVTGAVSAAQNIVKCVRRCGLEVNDLILQPLASSLAVLTEDEKELGVVLVDIGGGTTDIAIYCQGSIRHTAVIPIAGDQITNDIAMALRTPTIDAEDLKIQYGIARQDMADPAAMIDVPGVGDREPRPMSKQALAAVIEPRVEELFTLVRGVVRESGYEDMVSSGIVLTGGTALMPGMVELAEQVFLRPTRVGTPEYRGHLHEVLRSPRFATSIGLLMEGQAQLLRGRRVSQSGALQSVVSRMKEWFAGNF, via the coding sequence ATGAGTAAGGACAATCGCGATTTATTGGTCGGGTTAGATATTGGCACCTCCAAGGTAGTTGCCTTGGTTGCTGAGTTAGCGCCTGATGGCCAGTTCAATGTAGTCGGAGTTGGTCAAACCGTTTCAAAAGGTTTGAAAAAAGGCGTTGTGGTGAATATTGAGGCAACCGTGCAGTCGATTCAGAAGGCGCTGGAAGAAGCCGAGGTCATGGCTGATCGTCAAATTGCACAAGTCTTCACTGGCATCGCTGGAAATCACATCATTAGCTTTAATTCGAGTGGCATGGTAGCTATTCGTGATAAAGAGGTGAGCGAAGGTGATGTAGAGCGGGTTCTCGAAACTGCTAAGGCGATCAATATTCCGACAGATCAACAAATTCTGCACATCCTAGTTCAGGAATTCATCATCGATGGTCAAGAGGATGTGCGTGAACCGATTGGTATGAGTGGTCTGCGTCTCGAAGTCAAAGTCCACATTGTTACTGGCGCTGTGAGTGCTGCTCAGAATATTGTGAAGTGTGTACGTCGCTGCGGTTTAGAGGTAAATGATTTAATTTTGCAACCTTTGGCTTCTAGTTTGGCGGTACTCACTGAAGACGAAAAAGAGTTAGGTGTTGTTTTGGTAGATATTGGTGGCGGCACTACGGATATTGCAATCTATTGCCAAGGTTCCATTCGCCACACTGCAGTGATTCCTATCGCCGGTGACCAAATTACCAATGACATTGCGATGGCACTTCGCACGCCAACCATCGATGCTGAAGACTTGAAGATTCAATACGGTATTGCGCGTCAAGATATGGCCGATCCAGCGGCAATGATTGATGTACCCGGTGTTGGTGATAGAGAGCCACGCCCGATGTCTAAGCAGGCATTAGCAGCAGTTATTGAGCCTCGGGTTGAGGAGTTGTTCACATTAGTCCGTGGTGTCGTTCGCGAATCTGGCTATGAAGATATGGTTTCTTCTGGAATTGTTTTGACCGGTGGCACAGCTTTGATGCCAGGCATGGTTGAGCTTGCAGAGCAAGTATTTTTACGTCCTACTCGAGTGGGGACTCCTGAATATCGTGGCCATCTTCATGAAGTTTTGAGAAGCCCTCGTTTTGCTACCAGCATTGGTTTGCTGATGGAAGGTCAGGCTCAGTTATTACGTGGTCGTCGCGTCTCGCAATCTGGAGCATTACAGAGTGTGGTGTCGCGCATGAAGGAATGGTTTGCAGGAAATTTTTAA
- the murC gene encoding UDP-N-acetylmuramate--L-alanine ligase, with the protein MKHIVQQIHFIGIGGAGMSGIAEVLLNLGYQVSGSDLAESVSTRRLKALGAVIHIGHDPKNIGTAEAVVISTAVAGNNPEVLAARAAKIPVIQRAVMLGELMRLKQGIAIAGTHGKTTTTSLVASVLAEGGLDPTFVIGGKLNSAGANARLGQGDFIVVEADESDASFLQLFPAMEVVTNIDADHMDTYQHDMARLKQAFVQFIQRMPFYGVAVLCIDDANVRDIIPFVSQPVLRYGLSDDADIRATDVRAEGTSMRFTVERRTVRRHGNKPGPLQISLNLPGLHNVRNALAAIGIATELGVSDQAIVKALSEFSGVGRRFQRYGEIPLASGGSFTLIDDYGHHPVEMAATLSAARGAYPDRRLVLAFQPHRFTRTRDCFGEFVQVLKNFDALVLTEVYPAGEAKIPGADGKSLLKAVVTEAGTQNADLDPKQTAFASTILEMPEKITGLLRDGDVLITMGAGSISNLSHVLAEAKHA; encoded by the coding sequence ATGAAGCATATCGTTCAACAAATTCATTTCATTGGTATCGGCGGCGCTGGTATGAGTGGTATTGCTGAGGTACTTCTCAATTTAGGTTATCAAGTATCAGGTTCTGACTTAGCGGAGAGTGTATCTACTCGGCGCTTGAAGGCATTGGGCGCAGTCATTCACATTGGACATGATCCAAAAAATATTGGTACAGCAGAAGCAGTTGTGATTTCAACTGCAGTTGCTGGTAATAACCCCGAAGTGCTTGCAGCACGTGCAGCCAAAATTCCAGTGATTCAGCGCGCAGTGATGCTAGGTGAATTAATGCGTCTCAAGCAGGGTATTGCGATCGCTGGAACGCACGGTAAAACAACTACCACCAGTTTGGTGGCCTCCGTTCTAGCAGAGGGTGGCTTAGATCCGACTTTTGTGATTGGTGGGAAATTAAATTCTGCTGGTGCAAATGCGCGCTTAGGACAGGGTGACTTTATTGTGGTTGAAGCAGATGAGTCTGATGCTTCTTTCTTGCAGCTCTTCCCCGCAATGGAAGTGGTGACGAATATCGATGCTGACCACATGGATACCTACCAACATGATATGGCTCGCCTGAAACAGGCATTTGTGCAATTTATTCAGCGCATGCCATTCTATGGAGTAGCGGTACTCTGTATTGATGATGCCAATGTTCGTGACATCATTCCATTTGTTTCTCAGCCAGTTTTACGATATGGCTTATCTGATGATGCGGATATTCGTGCAACTGATGTGCGTGCAGAAGGAACATCAATGCGCTTTACAGTGGAGCGCCGGACAGTCAGAAGACACGGCAATAAGCCGGGCCCACTCCAGATTTCTTTAAATCTACCGGGTCTACACAATGTCAGAAATGCCTTGGCAGCGATTGGTATTGCAACTGAACTTGGCGTAAGTGACCAAGCCATTGTCAAAGCCCTATCCGAATTTAGTGGCGTAGGCCGTCGCTTCCAACGCTATGGCGAAATCCCGCTTGCCAGTGGAGGTAGCTTTACCTTGATTGATGACTATGGTCATCACCCCGTTGAAATGGCTGCCACTTTATCGGCAGCAAGAGGGGCTTATCCTGATCGTCGTTTAGTACTGGCTTTCCAGCCACATCGATTCACCAGAACCCGTGATTGCTTTGGTGAGTTTGTCCAAGTCCTGAAAAATTTTGATGCACTCGTATTGACTGAAGTCTATCCTGCAGGAGAGGCTAAGATTCCTGGGGCAGATGGTAAGAGCCTATTAAAAGCAGTAGTAACAGAAGCGGGTACTCAAAATGCTGATTTAGATCCTAAACAGACGGCTTTTGCGAGCACCATTCTTGAGATGCCAGAAAAAATTACTGGTCTTCTGCGTGATGGTGATGTCTTAATTACGATGGGGGCAGGCTCCATTTCCAATTTGTCGCATGTGCTAGCGGAGGCTAAGCATGCATAG
- the ftsW gene encoding putative lipid II flippase FtsW — translation MSLKDKLFPDNRLGLDRFWSFSRGGINNFRSGLRDAVSGVEQTRSRMMEYDQLLVWAVLSLTLIGLVMVYSASITLADGPKYSSYSSNHFLIRHLISLAIALGVGIWAFKIPSKVWDRYSPIIFGVTLLLLVAVLIPGLGKGVNGAKRWIPLGLMNFQPSELMKFATVIFAATYTVQRQEHLHTFIKGMLPMGIAVALVGALLMLEPDMGAFIVVALIAFGILFLGGINAKLFGGLVLVGITSASTIIALSPFRRGRILAFMDPWQVDNAANKGYQLTHSLMAFGRGEWFGTGLGGSVEKLHYLPEAHTDFILAVIGEELGFVGVLVMIFLFYWIVRRSFMIGRTALQLDRSFAGLAAKGVGIWIGWQAFINMGVNLGLLPTKGLTLPLVSYGGSGILMNAIAIAMLLRIDYENRVLMRGGKL, via the coding sequence ATGAGCTTAAAAGATAAGTTATTTCCTGATAATCGTTTAGGGCTCGATCGCTTCTGGAGTTTTTCTCGCGGTGGAATTAATAATTTCCGGAGCGGCTTAAGAGACGCTGTCTCAGGGGTTGAGCAGACCCGCTCTCGTATGATGGAGTATGACCAATTATTAGTTTGGGCAGTACTATCGCTCACGCTGATTGGTTTGGTGATGGTTTACTCGGCATCGATCACTTTAGCTGATGGGCCAAAATACTCAAGCTATAGCAGTAATCACTTTTTGATCCGGCATTTAATTTCTTTGGCAATTGCTCTTGGTGTTGGTATCTGGGCATTTAAGATTCCAAGCAAGGTTTGGGATCGTTACTCACCGATTATTTTTGGTGTAACGCTGCTGTTATTAGTAGCAGTTCTGATTCCCGGGCTTGGTAAGGGTGTGAATGGAGCAAAGCGCTGGATTCCACTAGGATTAATGAACTTCCAGCCGTCTGAACTCATGAAGTTTGCTACGGTAATCTTTGCGGCAACCTATACCGTTCAACGCCAGGAGCATTTGCATACATTTATCAAGGGCATGTTACCGATGGGTATTGCAGTGGCTCTAGTTGGCGCACTGTTAATGCTTGAGCCCGATATGGGCGCGTTTATTGTGGTTGCCCTGATTGCTTTCGGCATTCTCTTCCTCGGTGGAATCAATGCCAAATTATTTGGAGGCTTAGTCTTAGTTGGGATTACGAGTGCCTCCACCATCATTGCATTATCTCCATTCCGACGTGGACGCATTCTGGCTTTTATGGATCCATGGCAGGTAGATAACGCCGCTAATAAGGGCTACCAGCTCACTCACTCTTTGATGGCTTTCGGACGTGGCGAATGGTTTGGTACTGGTTTGGGTGGCAGCGTCGAAAAACTCCATTACCTTCCTGAAGCGCACACCGATTTTATTTTGGCAGTCATTGGCGAGGAGCTCGGGTTTGTTGGTGTACTCGTGATGATCTTCTTGTTTTACTGGATAGTGCGCCGCTCGTTCATGATCGGCCGTACCGCACTGCAATTGGATCGAAGCTTTGCAGGTTTAGCTGCGAAGGGAGTAGGCATTTGGATTGGTTGGCAAGCCTTCATCAATATGGGCGTGAATTTAGGACTCCTTCCAACTAAAGGTTTGACTCTCCCTTTAGTGAGCTATGGTGGCTCAGGAATATTGATGAATGCCATTGCGATCGCTATGCTGTTACGCATCGATTATGAAAATCGAGTCCTGATGCGGGGAGGAAAGCTGTGA
- a CDS encoding D-alanine--D-alanine ligase — MHSQWGQRVHRELATLDIQSLGRVGVLLGGRSGEREISLMSGNGVLEALHLKGVDAHPFDPGLRSPSELVQEKFERVFISLHGRYGEDGTIQGLLELLNIPYTGSGVLASALSIDKIVTKQVWLSNGLATPAFVELTANSNWDSVAEKLGLPLIVKPAHEGSSLGLTKVRKVSDLPAAYELAAKIDTKIIAETCIIGDELTCPLVGEGASTEALPVIKIVPPDANYDFHHKYFSDETKYLCPTGLPEEINLAVQNLALAAYKALGCRTWGRADVMIDQKTGKPYLLEMNTSPGMTSHSLVPMAAKAAGIEYADLVLWILSQTLKQEGVTKA, encoded by the coding sequence ATGCATAGTCAATGGGGTCAACGCGTTCATCGTGAGCTAGCCACGCTCGATATCCAATCTTTAGGTCGAGTTGGTGTATTGCTTGGCGGGCGTTCTGGCGAGCGAGAAATTTCATTGATGTCAGGTAATGGTGTTTTAGAAGCCCTGCATTTAAAAGGAGTAGATGCACATCCTTTTGATCCTGGACTTCGATCCCCCTCCGAACTAGTGCAAGAAAAATTTGAACGCGTCTTTATCTCGTTACATGGACGATATGGCGAAGATGGAACTATTCAAGGCTTACTTGAGCTCTTAAATATCCCTTATACGGGAAGCGGCGTCCTTGCCTCAGCATTATCAATTGACAAAATCGTGACTAAACAAGTGTGGCTCAGTAATGGATTAGCGACACCAGCGTTTGTTGAGTTAACCGCTAATAGTAATTGGGATTCGGTAGCAGAAAAATTAGGCTTACCTCTGATTGTGAAGCCTGCACATGAGGGCTCATCTTTAGGTTTAACAAAGGTGAGGAAGGTCAGTGATTTACCGGCAGCTTACGAGTTAGCAGCAAAGATTGATACTAAGATCATTGCCGAAACTTGCATCATCGGAGATGAGCTAACCTGTCCATTAGTGGGAGAGGGCGCTAGTACTGAAGCTCTGCCTGTAATCAAAATTGTCCCGCCGGATGCTAACTATGATTTTCATCATAAGTACTTTTCGGACGAAACAAAATATTTATGCCCAACAGGCCTGCCCGAAGAGATCAATCTTGCTGTGCAGAATTTGGCTCTTGCTGCTTATAAAGCCCTCGGTTGCCGGACTTGGGGTCGGGCAGATGTGATGATCGATCAGAAGACTGGCAAGCCCTACTTGCTGGAAATGAATACCTCCCCCGGGATGACCTCCCATTCATTGGTCCCGATGGCTGCCAAAGCTGCTGGTATCGAGTATGCAGATTTAGTGCTTTGGATATTGAGCCAGACTCTAAAACAAGAGGGGGTTACAAAAGCATGA
- the murG gene encoding undecaprenyldiphospho-muramoylpentapeptide beta-N-acetylglucosaminyltransferase: MAGGTGGHIFPGLAVAQYLRAHGWQVSWLGNQNGMEYRLVNAAKISFESVDFGGLRGKGLKAKLMLPINLVRASLQSFQIMRRLKPSVVLGMGGYITFPGGLVSVLLRRPLVLHESNSIPGSANRALAKIARKTLTGFPNTMSDAEWVGNPIRQDFDRLASPVERYSVRQGPLSILVVGGSLGAAALNQAVPAALALIPASSRPKVIHQAGEKHLQDLEYLYSSLGVQADIRSFIDDMPTAYANADLVICRSGAMTISELAAAGVASCLVPFPFAIDDHQTANARFLADAHAAILLPQTQLNPDDLAQMIQGVSRDALLKMAEHAHALAKPQATVRVAQVCAEAAGVVL, from the coding sequence ATGGCTGGTGGTACGGGAGGACATATCTTCCCTGGCCTAGCGGTTGCTCAATACCTGAGAGCCCATGGTTGGCAAGTTTCTTGGTTAGGTAACCAAAACGGCATGGAATACCGCCTTGTGAATGCTGCAAAGATATCTTTCGAGTCAGTAGATTTTGGTGGCTTGCGCGGTAAGGGACTAAAAGCTAAATTGATGTTGCCGATTAATTTGGTGCGAGCAAGTTTGCAGAGTTTCCAGATTATGCGTCGTCTCAAACCAAGCGTGGTCTTGGGTATGGGCGGCTATATTACTTTCCCAGGCGGTTTAGTTTCGGTACTCTTGAGACGACCATTAGTCTTGCATGAATCCAACTCCATCCCTGGCAGCGCTAATCGTGCCCTCGCAAAGATCGCGAGAAAAACCTTGACCGGTTTTCCAAATACGATGTCAGATGCTGAGTGGGTAGGAAATCCCATACGTCAAGATTTTGATCGGCTAGCTTCTCCTGTAGAACGCTACAGCGTACGGCAAGGCCCCTTATCTATTTTGGTAGTAGGCGGCAGCTTGGGTGCTGCAGCTCTAAATCAAGCAGTGCCAGCAGCCCTGGCTTTAATACCCGCAAGCTCTCGACCAAAGGTAATTCATCAGGCGGGTGAGAAGCATCTTCAAGATCTTGAGTATTTATATTCAAGCCTGGGAGTGCAGGCAGATATCCGCAGTTTTATTGACGACATGCCTACTGCTTATGCGAATGCAGATCTTGTGATCTGTCGCTCAGGTGCAATGACAATTTCAGAATTGGCAGCAGCAGGGGTAGCCTCTTGTTTGGTTCCGTTTCCATTTGCCATTGATGATCATCAAACTGCTAATGCCCGTTTCTTAGCAGATGCTCATGCAGCAATCTTGTTGCCACAAACCCAACTAAATCCAGATGACTTGGCTCAAATGATTCAGGGAGTGAGCCGCGATGCTTTACTAAAGATGGCGGAGCACGCTCATGCCTTAGCTAAACCACAAGCTACAGTTCGGGTTGCTCAAGTATGTGCAGAAGCTGCGGGGGTGGTGCTATGA